The stretch of DNA GGCCGCGGCACGGCCCGCCGAAAAATCAATAAACACCAGTGTGGGGTTGAGCGCGGCAATGCGCTGCGTGAGCACGGCTGAATCGAGTGCCACCACATCCACCCTGCCCGCCTGGGCCAGCGTCGTCGCCAGCCAGTGAGCATGCTCACTGCTCAAGGAGGCAAGAACGAAGGAGTCCGTCAGAGCTGGTTCAGTCAAGGGATACGTTCTCGCATTCATCCTGGGCATCCTTCGGGGACCGTGATACGGCGGCTGCCGCGCCGCGCACCGCTGCAGCGACATCGCTCGCCCACACCGCGATACGTCGTGCGCTCATTTCGAAAATCCTGGCACCAGCGTGGTGGCCGCCGCGCCGCCTAACAAGTCCCGCCATACCGGGCCGTTGCGCTGCTCCGATTGTTCGCCTGGCGTGCTGGGCAAAACAGCACCCTTCGCCAGCGGCGACACCAGATGCGGCGTCACGATAATCACCAGTTCCTTGTCGTTTTGCTGGTAGCTCAACTGCTTGAAAAACGTTCCGATGATTGGCAAGTCGCCCAGAAACGGCACCTTGCTGACATTCGATGCCGTTTCGCGGTCAATCAGCCCGCCGATCACGAAGCTCTCGCCATCACCCAGTTCGACGGTGGTATCGGCGCGGCGCGTCGTGATGGCGGGGACAGAGATGCTATTCACCGTGACCGCATGCACGAAATCCAGCTCACTGGCCTCTGGCGCCACCTTCAGCGCGATGCGTCGCGGACTGAGCACGGTCGGTGTCACGGTCAAGCCGATGCCATAGGGCTTGTACTGGATCGACGTCGTACCCAACGCCTCAGGCACGGGCACCGGAATTTCGCCGCCCGCGAGAAAACTGGCGCTCTGTCCGGAGAGCGCGACCAGGGTCGGCTCCGCGAGGATGCGCGCGAGATTGTTGCTTTCCATCAGGCTCAGGTTAGAAAAAATACCCTCGGAGGCGTAGTTGAACACCAGGTTGAAAGCCGAGGTGATTGGCGTGCCCAGCGCGGGCAGCGAGCCTGGCGTGACAGTAGTAGGCGCGGCAGGCGCAAAGGTGCCAAACGAAAAACCATTGGCGCTCTGACGGAAAAAATTGAAGCCAATCTGCTTGAGTACCGAACGGCTGAATTCCACCACCCTGACATCCACCTGCACCACGGCCCGCGATGCGATCGTCGAGGTGTCCACCACCACGCCATCTTTGTCCAGCGAGGCATTGGCCGCTGCTACCGCGCGCTGATGTGACTCCATCGTGGGCGTCGAACCGGAGATCAACGCCGTGTTGCCCAGCACTTTCATGGCAGGTGCGTCACCGCCGAGGATCGAGCGTGCCGCGCGAGGGCTCACGTTGACGGTATACGTCAGGGGTGGCGCATCCGCGCGCTCCCATAGCATCACACTGGTGGTACCCGCTGCCTTGCCGACCAGCAGCACGCCCCCCCGTTTGTCACCGCGCAAAACCAGCACGTCCGCCACGCTGGGATCCCCCACGGCAATGCGCCGCATCGTGTGCCCCGCCGCCAGCGTCCGCTGGGCACCGACCGCCATTTCAAGCGTCGCGCCGGGACGCTCATTCGCCCATGCAACCGTTGGGCCGGCCAGCGACAAGACTATCAGCGGCACAGCACGAAGCCACGCCGCCACCTCGAAGGCAAAAATCTTTTTTGTCATTGTGTTGTGTTGTTATAGCGGCCACGAACATCGCTACCCGTGACCTGAAACGGCTTACCAGGCGAGCGTTTCCGCGCGCCCACCGCGAATGACTTCAATGCTGCCGCCAGTGCGCGTTGCGGGACGCGCATGCACTGCTGTCTGAGTGCGGCCACCGCCGCCCGCTAGCGCATCCAGCGCAATACCGGCTGCGGCGCGTGTCGAGACGTCCTGAGCCGCGCCTTGCACCACGGTTTTCAGCACCTCGGGAAGCGCTGCAAACGCGCGCGAATCGACCACCTCGTTATCTTCTGGATTCCGTAATGCCAGCACCAGGTGCCCATTCATTTCGGCGAGTGTCAACCGGTTGATATCGGTCATCGGCACCGCCAGCACCGCAGTCCGCGCCATCGCCGCGGGATCGTTGGGATTGGGTGTGACGTCATTGAGCGTGGCACTGCTCGTGTTATTGCCGAAGGCCAGCACGCGCACCTTCGAGAGCAACAGGCGCGCCTGGGTTTGCTCGATCTCCGCGCCGCTTAACCCCGCAGCCGGTTCGCGCTTCAGCGTAAAGAACACATCGACGAAATTGCCTGGCCGCACGCGATTGCCCACCGCATTGGTTTCATCCACCCGCACGGCCACGGCCCGCTCGCCGGGAGCAATGCGCTCCGCGAGCCCGGATGACAACTGCGTCTCAAAGACTGGTGCGCCCACGCCAATATCCGCCATGGGCACGCGTCCAACCAGCACCGCGGGATCGGCAAAGGCTCCGTCCGGCTGAACCGGGAACGGCTGGATGCGCAGCGCTTCGAGCGCAATCGGCTTGCCTGCGGGCAAAGCGTGCGTCGTCACGACGACGGGAAACGTGGCTTGCGCGACAGGCCGGACCACGGCGGAAGGCGCTGCGCGGTGCGACAGCATCCATGCCGCCAGACCGAGCAAGAGCGCTAGCGCGATCAGCACACCGGCGATGATTCGCGTCAGGTGTGGCATCGCGGCCCCCTCTTGCGGCGGGATATGAAACAGGAAAAACCACGCGCAGCGTAGGCTTTGGGCTTTGAGGCCGTGACTAGCACATGAATTTCTGACCGGTCGATCACAGCAGGTATCCGGGATTGAGCTGCACCATGGCACTGCTCGAGAGTGCGGCAGGCAGCACCAGACTCAGCAAGGGCAGCGTGGGAATCAGGGGTTTTCCAGCGTAGTTGTAGGTCAGCGTGACTTTCACGCATTGCATGGCGGTATTGAAGGTGCAAGCAGCGGGTGTGGCCACGCAGCTTGCATAACGGCCCGAGAGCCAGCCCACGGTTCCCGTTGCCGCGCTGCAGGCGGCGCTCGCACGTGCGGCCAACGCACTGGGCACATCTTTTGCCTGCTGATAATTCAGTGCGGCGCGCGCGCCCTCTTCCGCGGCCAGCGTCAAGCTTTGCTGCGCCACGAAGATCAGGCTGAACGTGACGATCGCATAGAGAATCAGGAAAAACAGCGGAAAAATCATCGCAAACTCAACCGCCATGCTGCCGCGCTGCTCACGTGACGCTTTGACATCAATGCGATAGTGGACAAGCGTAGTGGACGTCATGTCGTGGCACCTGTTACAAACTGCAAGGCCACCCACGCGGCTGCGGGCACTGTCAGGCATGCGGCATAAGGCGTCGAGCGACGCCCTGCAAGCTCAAAAGTAGGTGTGGCGCGACGCCCGCTCAATGCAGGGATGCGCGAGCGCGAAGTCAGCAGCAATGTCGCGGCATGAACCCCGGCGGCAAGACTCGCTGCAACCCACAATCCGAGCAACGGCTGCATTCCGCACCAGGCGCCCAGAACGGCGAAAACCTTGACGTCAGCCGCACCCATCACGCCGATAACAAAAAACGGCAGCAATGCGATCAGGCCCACTGCTGTGCCAAGCAATGCCGCATAGAAAGAGATGCCAAACGGGTTATGGCGAAGCACGGCGCACATCAAAGCGGCAATGAAACCGATGACGACGAGTGCATTCGGAATCCGCCGATTGCGGCAATCGCACACCGCAATGGCGATCGCCCATGCAATAAACAGGACACTGCTGAGATGCCCATTCATGTTTCACTCGATTGGCAGAACAATCCGTCTGAACCAGATATTGGGTTCAGACGGATTGAATGACGGGTTATTTAGTCAGGCTAACCCGGAAACGTGGAGCAGGCTGGAAAATAGCCAGGCACGAGTTTTTGTGCGAGATTAATGTCCCGACCGGCTTTTTAACCACCGCCGCCGCCTGATGTGCCTGTAGGCAAGGCGCTCGCCACGGCATTAAAGGTAGAAACAATAGCTGTTTTTACCCCTGTCGTCGCGGTTACGATACCCACCGCAATGATTCCTGCAATCAGGCCATACTCAATAGCCGTGACGCCTTTGTTTTCTGTTAGAAAACGCTTAATGATGTTTTTCATCACTCCCCCGGAATTCATGAAAAATAATATTCAGCCACGCAGGGTAGTAGATGGATTATCCAGGCAGGCAGTCAAGTCCCCCTCGCTGCCATTACCCTTATCCAATCATCCCCCGTTAACCGTGGCCAGATTAAACCCAAGCCATCAGGATGATCTCTCCGATAATGCCCCCTTTGCCAAATTTCCCTGTTTTATAAACGCTATCTCATTTACAAGCAATTCCGTTTTTTATTAACGCCACTCTTAAGCAGTGGAAACAACGGAAATTTTTACCGCCGGTGATGCAGCCAACATAAAAGCGACGTGGAGCCCATAACTTGACGCTCCAGGCTGAGGTGCTAGCAGGTACCAGTGCGTCAGTCTGTTGTGGACCTGGAAGATGGCCTCACATCCCCCATTTTTTTGGAAAATACACGCCGCACTACAGCATCCGCCTGAATCAGAATTCCCCAAAAAAACATTTAATGAAGAAAAACCAATAATTTATTCTTGTTTTTATCTTGAACCGCATTCAATACGAATAATTGCTATTTATTAAAAAATAAATGCACCTGACACCCGTATTTTTCAGATCCTGGAACAGCAGGCCACCCCTGGCCATGCGAATCGTTAATATTTTTTACTGCTTCTTTTGCTGCTTCACACCCCCAGAACCCCCAGCATTTCTACGTTTTATAGTACAACAATCATATTTAAGCAATTGTCCTAACCCCTAGTTTTCGAGCCTTTCCGTGCTCCCCCCGTACGGTGCCAAGATTAACCGTAAAAAATGTGTTGCAACATATAGGGCTAACCATAATGCGTATCAGTTTCGTGGCCATCTGAAATCCTTACGTCAATCTCAATCGCATGTTACGCGCCAAAGCGTAACGTCGCATTGAGATCGTTACGTTACGTACACAAGCCCAATCCCATTTATAGCGCTATCTGACCGCATCCCAGAACAATCAATTTATGCGCAATAACTTGTCTCTGCCCCGCTGCATGGGGAAGTCGATATTTTTAATTCCCGTAGCCCACGTTTTTTTGTGAGTTGGCATGGTGATTGCAGAGAGTAACCCGCAGCATCATTCAACAACCATGCGATACGAGGGCGACATGAAAACTCAAATTTCTTCCGGCGTGCTACGGACAACGATCATAACGGCGGCCGTCACTGCCATGCTTTCACTCGCCGCCTGCGGTGGCTCGGGGAGCCTCAGTTCTGGGCTCGGCTCCAAAGGCACCAGCGGGACTGGCGGAACCATTTCAACCGGCGGTGCGAATGGAACCAACACCGGCACCGGCACAAACCCAGGTGGCAGCAATGGCGGAACCTCTGCCAACAATGGCTCCGACGGTTCGGGTTCGGGTTCGGGCTCGGGCAGCAACGGTGGCGGCACTGCGGGTAACGGCGGCAATGGCGGCGGAACTGGCGGGAACGGTGGCGGAAGCGGTAATGGCGGCGGTACGGCATCGGCCAACCCCGTTAGTCTGGTCACGGACAAGGCAGGCGGCATCGTCTCGGGTGTCGGATCAACGGTATCGGGCCTTGGCACAGTCATCGGCTCGCAAACCCTGCCTGGCGTCAATCCTGCTACCACCCAGGCAGCAGGAGGCATCGTGCAAAACGTGGGAGGTGCGGTATCCACGCTAGGCAACGGTGTCAGCCAAGGGCTGGGACAGCTCGGCACGGCAGGTAATCCGGTCGGCGTCACACTCTCGAGCGTTGGTGGAGTGGTCGGTCAGACAGGAGGTGCGCTCAGCAATACCGGCAATCTGGTGACGAGCCTGGGCAGCGGCCCACTCGCCCCGCTTTCGGCAGTGACTACGCCTCTTGGCGGTGTCGTCGATGCGTTAGGCGGTGCCGTCACCAATGGTGGCGGTACGCTCACCAACATCCTCTCTACGGGTCCCATCCAGCAAGTCACGCAAACCTTGAGCACGGCAATTACGCCCATCACCGCGATGGTGGCCAACACCACGCAAACCGTGGGCAATGCGACGGGCCTTGGCGCACCGCTCAATGGACTGCTCTCGACCGTCGGTAGTAGCCTCGCCAATACCGGCGCGCTCGTCGCTAAAACGGGTAACAATCCGGTTACCACAGGTCTCGGCAATGTCGTAACCAGTACAGGTAATACCGTCGCCTCGGTGGGCGGCTTGTCGACAGGCGGCACGGGAAGCAATCCTCTGGCACCCGTCACCGGGTTGCTCGGCGGACTGGCAGGCGGTGCGGGTGGCGGCACGTCGGGCAGCGGTGGCTTGCTCGCACCGGTTACCGGCATCGTAGGTGGACTCACCGGCGGCGCAACCGGTGGCACGCAGGGCAGCGGTGGCTTGCTCGCACCGGTTACCGGCATCGTAGGCGGACTCACCGGCGGCGCAACCGGTGGCACGCAGGGCAGCGGTGGCTTGCTCGCACCGGTTACCGGCATCGTAGGCGGACTCACCGGCGGCGCAACCGGTGGCACGCAGGGCAGCGGTGGCGTACTCGCACCGGTTACCGGCATCGTAGGCGGACTCACCGGCGGTGCAACCGGTGGCACGTCGGGCAGCGGTGGCGTACTCGCACCCGTCACCGGTTTGCTTTCGGGTGTGACTGGCAGCCTCGGCAACGTCGGTGCCAAACCAGCGACCACTGCGACCACCACCGCGACCACAACCACAACAATCAACCCGGGCATCTCGCTTACCACTACCACCGGTGGTAGCAGCAACACGGACGGTTTGCTGTCTGGCGTGACATCAGCGGTTGGCGGTCTGTTAGGGGGCTTGTCCGGGAAAAAATAAAGCATCCGGGACATCCTGAACGGGTATCAATATGGGCCTGGCATACCGCCAGGCCTGTGTCATGCCTGCATACCGGCAGAAACCACCCAATCGTTCGGATAACGGCATGAAAACCGGGCCAAACCCG from Paraburkholderia hayleyella encodes:
- a CDS encoding collagen-like triple helix repeat-containing protein, which gives rise to MKTQISSGVLRTTIITAAVTAMLSLAACGGSGSLSSGLGSKGTSGTGGTISTGGANGTNTGTGTNPGGSNGGTSANNGSDGSGSGSGSGSNGGGTAGNGGNGGGTGGNGGGSGNGGGTASANPVSLVTDKAGGIVSGVGSTVSGLGTVIGSQTLPGVNPATTQAAGGIVQNVGGAVSTLGNGVSQGLGQLGTAGNPVGVTLSSVGGVVGQTGGALSNTGNLVTSLGSGPLAPLSAVTTPLGGVVDALGGAVTNGGGTLTNILSTGPIQQVTQTLSTAITPITAMVANTTQTVGNATGLGAPLNGLLSTVGSSLANTGALVAKTGNNPVTTGLGNVVTSTGNTVASVGGLSTGGTGSNPLAPVTGLLGGLAGGAGGGTSGSGGLLAPVTGIVGGLTGGATGGTQGSGGLLAPVTGIVGGLTGGATGGTQGSGGLLAPVTGIVGGLTGGATGGTQGSGGVLAPVTGIVGGLTGGATGGTSGSGGVLAPVTGLLSGVTGSLGNVGAKPATTATTTATTTTTINPGISLTTTTGGSSNTDGLLSGVTSAVGGLLGGLSGKK
- a CDS encoding TadE/TadG family type IV pilus assembly protein produces the protein MTSTTLVHYRIDVKASREQRGSMAVEFAMIFPLFFLILYAIVTFSLIFVAQQSLTLAAEEGARAALNYQQAKDVPSALAARASAACSAATGTVGWLSGRYASCVATPAACTFNTAMQCVKVTLTYNYAGKPLIPTLPLLSLVLPAALSSSAMVQLNPGYLL
- a CDS encoding A24 family peptidase; this translates as MNGHLSSVLFIAWAIAIAVCDCRNRRIPNALVVIGFIAALMCAVLRHNPFGISFYAALLGTAVGLIALLPFFVIGVMGAADVKVFAVLGAWCGMQPLLGLWVAASLAAGVHAATLLLTSRSRIPALSGRRATPTFELAGRRSTPYAACLTVPAAAWVALQFVTGATT
- a CDS encoding Flp family type IVb pilin, translating into MKNIIKRFLTENKGVTAIEYGLIAGIIAVGIVTATTGVKTAIVSTFNAVASALPTGTSGGGGG
- a CDS encoding type II and III secretion system protein family protein, coding for MTKKIFAFEVAAWLRAVPLIVLSLAGPTVAWANERPGATLEMAVGAQRTLAAGHTMRRIAVGDPSVADVLVLRGDKRGGVLLVGKAAGTTSVMLWERADAPPLTYTVNVSPRAARSILGGDAPAMKVLGNTALISGSTPTMESHQRAVAAANASLDKDGVVVDTSTIASRAVVQVDVRVVEFSRSVLKQIGFNFFRQSANGFSFGTFAPAAPTTVTPGSLPALGTPITSAFNLVFNYASEGIFSNLSLMESNNLARILAEPTLVALSGQSASFLAGGEIPVPVPEALGTTSIQYKPYGIGLTVTPTVLSPRRIALKVAPEASELDFVHAVTVNSISVPAITTRRADTTVELGDGESFVIGGLIDRETASNVSKVPFLGDLPIIGTFFKQLSYQQNDKELVIIVTPHLVSPLAKGAVLPSTPGEQSEQRNGPVWRDLLGGAAATTLVPGFSK
- the cpaB gene encoding Flp pilus assembly protein CpaB, whose translation is MPHLTRIIAGVLIALALLLGLAAWMLSHRAAPSAVVRPVAQATFPVVVTTHALPAGKPIALEALRIQPFPVQPDGAFADPAVLVGRVPMADIGVGAPVFETQLSSGLAERIAPGERAVAVRVDETNAVGNRVRPGNFVDVFFTLKREPAAGLSGAEIEQTQARLLLSKVRVLAFGNNTSSATLNDVTPNPNDPAAMARTAVLAVPMTDINRLTLAEMNGHLVLALRNPEDNEVVDSRAFAALPEVLKTVVQGAAQDVSTRAAAGIALDALAGGGGRTQTAVHARPATRTGGSIEVIRGGRAETLAW